The Halichondria panicea chromosome 14, odHalPani1.1, whole genome shotgun sequence genome contains a region encoding:
- the LOC135347394 gene encoding uncharacterized protein LOC135347394 isoform X2, producing MVFCSDRTMKTISQRHARYFSNDLDDDVTLVFPKPSWQLRASLASVLITPVLYQLYFIMVTIRYILFLQTFSSPPRPACPVVDLSWTGVFPCELGWRGSALAVLILSAVLITCYSLITACLVRWNPRKQWNSTTSVFDTQEKPTKFQVRVQSSNRPPTLSLYILLLIFRLLLQSGDVEANPGPTLGTILTINDLPSVYEKLIKAAKKWFNLGLKLKVSPDTLDNISDEHRDNETCLRKMLAARLNIATLTYSEICQSLRAPTVRRDAIAKAIEEECTDDGTSPGPSKRQKLSTTTPEPTKSKSDNRSTIQPDEAIGIYRSYLTSIYDTKSLPADDKYPLQCVKHFVNLECADVSKHLSRKEMEESWSEIVQGMLYRFPRERITIDQIASKVEGKFSKLVVIKGAPGGGKTTLSWELCRRWANGEVWTDYSLVVLLRLRDENVQEAVELVDLFQCENTDASNNIVATTTIQNHHGHGILFILEGLDELPPFFRQKNSIFIKLITGRFLPASTVLVTTRPWAVCDLPVTCSSRVDQFIEILGFSSEQIQEYIDLMIKDGAPPELRKYIDSNPRISSAMYNPLHARIVVEVYRENHENSDSIIPNTTTELYTEYSQILIKRCLESDWSGELSKLPSSLQVHFDKLCRIAYNGITKEKQQLVFFKEDVVDTNTLGFMNSVHPLYKKSNSSPSYNFLHLTLQEFLAAFYVWKNNTPHEQFILFETKAYDGSYKMILLFLAGLTKLNDSWTQCVLPTPYVYYEKGSSKAERMCSRFSSYQILWIYESQNVQAMKDLYCNVLYEPPLDYESIDQFALGYVVASAHFKVTLMDMFTFNNSNVDRSMMLAGINKVLPSFTLSVRHLKMSTTFKIPSAWHTLIDRILPELESVTINKQRSGDIYNPFDGPEIPCTLKIFDTIELSPNLSVVELNFGISRDTVIRILDILKPKHCLKVLKCTQVSPADEELLSDFIAHSSIEMLVIHLIQAHSSIYSPITDTKNWCISIGLNVTELKRNNTKIFPHSEPRRMLTTKNLISILSQWTLSLQYLRCSHLTPTQSEQLFSTLLNCPILKELDIQYKIKGQFEYFCTHQHLQSLTVCCPDNACEVLRSLKDNRLHSIKSLELTCHPDCHFDEAIGEYLQTDTSLEELTLRYWNFKSSPSHLMQGLQVNTCLTKLTISPVMMFNPNEPHYGFGTFELAQMFHTTLQFIELTFYIKLPGDLLPALEALRENNTVKHLTLCLYVPPISKFKPYTVTTEEAEAVGNVLAKNKTLEVFHLDAEITDYSPIVRGLLENKTLKEFGTSKNAKKNIITCPEYVDVRRRIVFVDRYLNIS from the exons ATGGTCTTCTGTTCTGACAGAACCATGAAGACGATATCTCAGAGACATGCCCGTTATTTCTCAAATGATCTGGACGACGATGTTACCCTGGTTTTCCCTAAGCCTAGTTGGCAGCTCAGAGCCAGCCTTGCCTCTGTGTTGATCACCCCTGTCCTCTACCAACTCTACTTCATTATGGTCACCATCAGATACATACTCTTCTTACAAACTTTTTCCT CTCCCCCACGTCCTGCTTGCCCTGTGGTTGACTTGAGTTGGACCGGAGTGTTTCCTTGTGAGCTGGGATGGAGGGGGAGTGCACTGGCCGTTCTCATTCTGTCAGCTGTGCTTATCACCTGctactcactcatcactgccTGCTTGGTGAGATGGAACCCTCGGAAACAATGGAACTCAACCACATCAG TTTTTGATACTCAAGAAAAGCCGACCAAGTTCCAAGTGAGAGTTCAGAGCTCTAATCGGCCCCCCACTCTcagtctgtatatactgttactGATATTCCGCTTACTGTTACAGTCAGGAGATGTTGAAGCAAACCCTGGACCAACGCTTG GCACCATTCTGACTATCAATGATTTGCCATCTGTTTACGAGAAATTGATAAAAGCCGCCAAAAAGTGGTTCAACCTGGGACTTAAGCTGAAAGTGAGCCCCGACACCCTCGATAATATCAGTGATGAACATCGAGATAATGAAACCTGTTTACGGAAAATGCTAGCAGCTCGCTTAAATATTGCCACCCTCACCTATTCTGAAATATGTCAGAGTCTCAGAGCACCAACAGTTAGACGAGATGCCATCGCTAAAGCTATAGAGGAGGAATGTACAG ATGATGGTACTTCACCTGGGCCATCTAAGAGGCAGAAATTGTCCACAACGACTCCTGAACCAACCA AATCCAAGTCCGATAATCGTTCCACCATCCAACCAGATGAAGCAATAGGAATTTATCGATCATACTTAACTAGTATTTACGATACAAAATCTCTCCCTGCTGATGACAAATATCCTCTCCAGTGTGTTAAGCATTTTGTTAATCTAGAATGTGCGGATGTAAGTAAACATTTATCGAGAAAGGAAATGGAAGAGTCCTGGTCAGAAATAGTTCAAGGCATGCTGTATAGATTTCCTAGAGAGAGAATCACAATCGACCAGATAGCTTCCAAAGTAGAGGGCAAATTCTCTAAACTAGTTGTCATTAAAGGGGCTCCTGGAGGAGGTAAGACGACTTTGTCATGGGAACTGTGCAGACGATGGGCTAATGGGGAAGTTTGGACAGATTACTCCCTCGTTGTATTGCTCCGACTTCGAGATGAGAATGTTCAGGAAGCTGTAGAATTAGTTGATCTATTTCAATGTGAAAATACTGATGCTTCCAATAATATTGTTGCTACTACTACCATACAAAATCATCATGGGCACGGTATTCTTTTCATTTTGGAAGGCCTGGATGAGTTGCCACCATTCTTTAGACAAAAAAATTCCATTTTTATAAAACTAATAACCGGACGTTTTCTGCCAGCTAGTACCGTGCTTGTTACCACTAGGCCCTGGGCTGTATGCGATCTACCTGTTACTTGTAGCTCAAGAGTTGATCAGTTCATTGAAATTTTAGGTTTTTCTTCCGAACAAATTCAAGAGTACATTGATCTAATGATCAAAGATGGGGCTCCACCAGAACTACGTAAATACATTGACTCTAATCCACGTATCTCTAGTGCAATGTATAACCCTCTTCATGCCAGAATTGTAGTCGAAGTTTACAGAGAAAACCATGAGAATAGCGATAGCATAATCCCCAACACAACAACTGAACTATACACCGAATACTCTCAAATTTTGATTAAAAGATGTTTAGAGAGTGATTGGAGTGGTGAGCTGAGTAAGTTACCTTCGTCACTTCAGGTACATTTTGATAAGCTTTGCCGAATTGCGTACAATGGAATAACAAAAGAAAAACAACAGTTGGTTTTCTTCAAGGAAGATGTTGTTGATACTAACACACTTGGATTCATGAACAGTGTACATCCTTTATATAAGAAAAGCAACAGTTCTCCATCTTACAATTTCCTTCATCTAACACTTCAAGAGTTCCTCGCTGCATTTTACGTCTGGAAAAATAACACCCCACACGAGCAATTTATTTTGTTTGAAACAAAGGCCTATGATGGATCATACAAGATGATTCTATTGTTTTTAGCTGGATTGACTAAACTGAATGACTCATGGACACAGTGTGTACTTCCCACTCCTTATGTGTACTATGAGAAAGGATCGTCAAAAGCCGAGAGAATGTGTAGTAGATTCTCAAGTTATCAAATTCTGTGGATCTATGAAAGCCAAAATGTGCAAGCCATGAAGGACTTGTATTGTAATGTGCTGTATGAACCACCGCTAGATTATGAGAGTATTGATCAGTTTGCACTTGGTTATGTTGTAGCTTCTGCTCATTTCAAAGTAACTCTAATGGACATGTTCACGTTTAATAACAGTAATGTGGATAGATCAATGATGTTAGCAGGAATCAACAAAGTTTTGCCTTCTTTTACTCTAAGTGTAAGGCATCTGAAAATGTCTACCACATTCAAGATTCCATCTGCTTGGCATACACTCATTGATAGGATACTACCAGAATTAGAAAGCGTCACTATCAATAAGCAAAGATCAGGAGATATTTACAATCCATTTGATGGGCCTGAGATTCCATGTACATTAAAAATATTTGACACTATAGAGCTATCTCCAAACTTGAGTGTTGTAGAGCTAAATTTTGGCATCTCAAGAGACACTGTGATACGAATACTTGAtattttgaagccaaaacactGCTTGAAAGTTTTGAAATGTACTCAAGTATCGCCAGCTGATGAAGAGTTGTTGTCTGACTTCATTGCACATTCTAGTATTGAAATGTTGGTGATACATTTGATACAAGCGCATTCTAGTATTTACTCACCCATCACAGATACTAAAAATTGGTGTATTTCAATTGGATTGAACGTGACTGAGTTAAAAAGGAACAACACGAAAATCTTTCCACATTCAGAACCAAGAAGAATGTTAACCACCAAAAACTTAATTTCAATATTAAGCCAGTGGACACTAAGCTTACAATATCTGCGATGCTCTCACTTGACTCCCACACAATCTGAGCAACTTTTTAGTACTCTACTCAATTGTCCGATACTTAAAGAACTCGATATCCAATATAAAATAAAAGGCCAATTTGAATATTTCTGTACCCACCAGCACTTGCAATCACTAACTGTGTGTTGTCCTGATAATGCCTGTGAAGTTTTACGTTCTCTCAAAGACAATCGATTACATTCCATTAAAAGCCTTGAACTTACATGTCACCCTGACTGTCATTTTGATGAAGCTATTGGTGAGTATCTACAGACTGACACATCTCTAGAGGAATTGACACTGCGTTATTGGAATTTCAAAAGTAGCCCGAGTCATTTAATGCAGGGACTGCAAGTTAACACATGTCTAACTAAGCTAACTATTTCACCTGTAATGATGTTTAACCCTAATGAACCGCATTATGGTTTCGGAACGTTTGAACTGGCCCAAATGTTTCATACAACTCTACAATTCATTGAACTTACGTTTTATATAAAGTTGCCAGGGGATCTACTACCCGCCTTGGAAGCATTGAGAGAAAACAATACAGTTAAACACCTGACACTCTGTCTGTATGTGCCACCAATCAGTAAGTTTAAACCGTACACTGTTACCACTGAAGAGGCTGAAGCTGTCGGTAATGTGTTAGCCAAGAACAAGACGCTAGAGGTGTTTCACCTTGATGCTGAGATCACCGACTACTCCCCAATTGTCAGGGGGCTGTTGGAAAACAAAACACTGAAAGAATTCGGCACTTCTAAgaatgcaaaaaagaacattATCACATGTCCCGAGTACGTTGATGTCAGACGAAGAATTGTGTTTGTGGATAGATATTTGAATATTAGTTAG
- the LOC135347394 gene encoding uncharacterized protein LOC135347394 isoform X1 translates to MVFCSDRTMKTISQRHARYFSNDLDDDVTLVFPKPSWQLRASLASVLITPVLYQLYFIMVTIRYILFLQTFSSPPRPACPVVDLSWTGVFPCELGWRGSALAVLILSAVLITCYSLITACLVRWNPRKQWNSTTSVFDTQEKPTKFQVRVQSSNRPPTLSLYILLLIFRLLLQSGDVEANPGPTLGTILTINDLPSVYEKLIKAAKKWFNLGLKLKVSPDTLDNISDEHRDNETCLRKMLAARLNIATLTYSEICQSLRAPTVRRDAIAKAIEEECTDLFSDDGTSPGPSKRQKLSTTTPEPTKSKSDNRSTIQPDEAIGIYRSYLTSIYDTKSLPADDKYPLQCVKHFVNLECADVSKHLSRKEMEESWSEIVQGMLYRFPRERITIDQIASKVEGKFSKLVVIKGAPGGGKTTLSWELCRRWANGEVWTDYSLVVLLRLRDENVQEAVELVDLFQCENTDASNNIVATTTIQNHHGHGILFILEGLDELPPFFRQKNSIFIKLITGRFLPASTVLVTTRPWAVCDLPVTCSSRVDQFIEILGFSSEQIQEYIDLMIKDGAPPELRKYIDSNPRISSAMYNPLHARIVVEVYRENHENSDSIIPNTTTELYTEYSQILIKRCLESDWSGELSKLPSSLQVHFDKLCRIAYNGITKEKQQLVFFKEDVVDTNTLGFMNSVHPLYKKSNSSPSYNFLHLTLQEFLAAFYVWKNNTPHEQFILFETKAYDGSYKMILLFLAGLTKLNDSWTQCVLPTPYVYYEKGSSKAERMCSRFSSYQILWIYESQNVQAMKDLYCNVLYEPPLDYESIDQFALGYVVASAHFKVTLMDMFTFNNSNVDRSMMLAGINKVLPSFTLSVRHLKMSTTFKIPSAWHTLIDRILPELESVTINKQRSGDIYNPFDGPEIPCTLKIFDTIELSPNLSVVELNFGISRDTVIRILDILKPKHCLKVLKCTQVSPADEELLSDFIAHSSIEMLVIHLIQAHSSIYSPITDTKNWCISIGLNVTELKRNNTKIFPHSEPRRMLTTKNLISILSQWTLSLQYLRCSHLTPTQSEQLFSTLLNCPILKELDIQYKIKGQFEYFCTHQHLQSLTVCCPDNACEVLRSLKDNRLHSIKSLELTCHPDCHFDEAIGEYLQTDTSLEELTLRYWNFKSSPSHLMQGLQVNTCLTKLTISPVMMFNPNEPHYGFGTFELAQMFHTTLQFIELTFYIKLPGDLLPALEALRENNTVKHLTLCLYVPPISKFKPYTVTTEEAEAVGNVLAKNKTLEVFHLDAEITDYSPIVRGLLENKTLKEFGTSKNAKKNIITCPEYVDVRRRIVFVDRYLNIS, encoded by the exons ATGGTCTTCTGTTCTGACAGAACCATGAAGACGATATCTCAGAGACATGCCCGTTATTTCTCAAATGATCTGGACGACGATGTTACCCTGGTTTTCCCTAAGCCTAGTTGGCAGCTCAGAGCCAGCCTTGCCTCTGTGTTGATCACCCCTGTCCTCTACCAACTCTACTTCATTATGGTCACCATCAGATACATACTCTTCTTACAAACTTTTTCCT CTCCCCCACGTCCTGCTTGCCCTGTGGTTGACTTGAGTTGGACCGGAGTGTTTCCTTGTGAGCTGGGATGGAGGGGGAGTGCACTGGCCGTTCTCATTCTGTCAGCTGTGCTTATCACCTGctactcactcatcactgccTGCTTGGTGAGATGGAACCCTCGGAAACAATGGAACTCAACCACATCAG TTTTTGATACTCAAGAAAAGCCGACCAAGTTCCAAGTGAGAGTTCAGAGCTCTAATCGGCCCCCCACTCTcagtctgtatatactgttactGATATTCCGCTTACTGTTACAGTCAGGAGATGTTGAAGCAAACCCTGGACCAACGCTTG GCACCATTCTGACTATCAATGATTTGCCATCTGTTTACGAGAAATTGATAAAAGCCGCCAAAAAGTGGTTCAACCTGGGACTTAAGCTGAAAGTGAGCCCCGACACCCTCGATAATATCAGTGATGAACATCGAGATAATGAAACCTGTTTACGGAAAATGCTAGCAGCTCGCTTAAATATTGCCACCCTCACCTATTCTGAAATATGTCAGAGTCTCAGAGCACCAACAGTTAGACGAGATGCCATCGCTAAAGCTATAGAGGAGGAATGTACAG ACTTATTTTCAGATGATGGTACTTCACCTGGGCCATCTAAGAGGCAGAAATTGTCCACAACGACTCCTGAACCAACCA AATCCAAGTCCGATAATCGTTCCACCATCCAACCAGATGAAGCAATAGGAATTTATCGATCATACTTAACTAGTATTTACGATACAAAATCTCTCCCTGCTGATGACAAATATCCTCTCCAGTGTGTTAAGCATTTTGTTAATCTAGAATGTGCGGATGTAAGTAAACATTTATCGAGAAAGGAAATGGAAGAGTCCTGGTCAGAAATAGTTCAAGGCATGCTGTATAGATTTCCTAGAGAGAGAATCACAATCGACCAGATAGCTTCCAAAGTAGAGGGCAAATTCTCTAAACTAGTTGTCATTAAAGGGGCTCCTGGAGGAGGTAAGACGACTTTGTCATGGGAACTGTGCAGACGATGGGCTAATGGGGAAGTTTGGACAGATTACTCCCTCGTTGTATTGCTCCGACTTCGAGATGAGAATGTTCAGGAAGCTGTAGAATTAGTTGATCTATTTCAATGTGAAAATACTGATGCTTCCAATAATATTGTTGCTACTACTACCATACAAAATCATCATGGGCACGGTATTCTTTTCATTTTGGAAGGCCTGGATGAGTTGCCACCATTCTTTAGACAAAAAAATTCCATTTTTATAAAACTAATAACCGGACGTTTTCTGCCAGCTAGTACCGTGCTTGTTACCACTAGGCCCTGGGCTGTATGCGATCTACCTGTTACTTGTAGCTCAAGAGTTGATCAGTTCATTGAAATTTTAGGTTTTTCTTCCGAACAAATTCAAGAGTACATTGATCTAATGATCAAAGATGGGGCTCCACCAGAACTACGTAAATACATTGACTCTAATCCACGTATCTCTAGTGCAATGTATAACCCTCTTCATGCCAGAATTGTAGTCGAAGTTTACAGAGAAAACCATGAGAATAGCGATAGCATAATCCCCAACACAACAACTGAACTATACACCGAATACTCTCAAATTTTGATTAAAAGATGTTTAGAGAGTGATTGGAGTGGTGAGCTGAGTAAGTTACCTTCGTCACTTCAGGTACATTTTGATAAGCTTTGCCGAATTGCGTACAATGGAATAACAAAAGAAAAACAACAGTTGGTTTTCTTCAAGGAAGATGTTGTTGATACTAACACACTTGGATTCATGAACAGTGTACATCCTTTATATAAGAAAAGCAACAGTTCTCCATCTTACAATTTCCTTCATCTAACACTTCAAGAGTTCCTCGCTGCATTTTACGTCTGGAAAAATAACACCCCACACGAGCAATTTATTTTGTTTGAAACAAAGGCCTATGATGGATCATACAAGATGATTCTATTGTTTTTAGCTGGATTGACTAAACTGAATGACTCATGGACACAGTGTGTACTTCCCACTCCTTATGTGTACTATGAGAAAGGATCGTCAAAAGCCGAGAGAATGTGTAGTAGATTCTCAAGTTATCAAATTCTGTGGATCTATGAAAGCCAAAATGTGCAAGCCATGAAGGACTTGTATTGTAATGTGCTGTATGAACCACCGCTAGATTATGAGAGTATTGATCAGTTTGCACTTGGTTATGTTGTAGCTTCTGCTCATTTCAAAGTAACTCTAATGGACATGTTCACGTTTAATAACAGTAATGTGGATAGATCAATGATGTTAGCAGGAATCAACAAAGTTTTGCCTTCTTTTACTCTAAGTGTAAGGCATCTGAAAATGTCTACCACATTCAAGATTCCATCTGCTTGGCATACACTCATTGATAGGATACTACCAGAATTAGAAAGCGTCACTATCAATAAGCAAAGATCAGGAGATATTTACAATCCATTTGATGGGCCTGAGATTCCATGTACATTAAAAATATTTGACACTATAGAGCTATCTCCAAACTTGAGTGTTGTAGAGCTAAATTTTGGCATCTCAAGAGACACTGTGATACGAATACTTGAtattttgaagccaaaacactGCTTGAAAGTTTTGAAATGTACTCAAGTATCGCCAGCTGATGAAGAGTTGTTGTCTGACTTCATTGCACATTCTAGTATTGAAATGTTGGTGATACATTTGATACAAGCGCATTCTAGTATTTACTCACCCATCACAGATACTAAAAATTGGTGTATTTCAATTGGATTGAACGTGACTGAGTTAAAAAGGAACAACACGAAAATCTTTCCACATTCAGAACCAAGAAGAATGTTAACCACCAAAAACTTAATTTCAATATTAAGCCAGTGGACACTAAGCTTACAATATCTGCGATGCTCTCACTTGACTCCCACACAATCTGAGCAACTTTTTAGTACTCTACTCAATTGTCCGATACTTAAAGAACTCGATATCCAATATAAAATAAAAGGCCAATTTGAATATTTCTGTACCCACCAGCACTTGCAATCACTAACTGTGTGTTGTCCTGATAATGCCTGTGAAGTTTTACGTTCTCTCAAAGACAATCGATTACATTCCATTAAAAGCCTTGAACTTACATGTCACCCTGACTGTCATTTTGATGAAGCTATTGGTGAGTATCTACAGACTGACACATCTCTAGAGGAATTGACACTGCGTTATTGGAATTTCAAAAGTAGCCCGAGTCATTTAATGCAGGGACTGCAAGTTAACACATGTCTAACTAAGCTAACTATTTCACCTGTAATGATGTTTAACCCTAATGAACCGCATTATGGTTTCGGAACGTTTGAACTGGCCCAAATGTTTCATACAACTCTACAATTCATTGAACTTACGTTTTATATAAAGTTGCCAGGGGATCTACTACCCGCCTTGGAAGCATTGAGAGAAAACAATACAGTTAAACACCTGACACTCTGTCTGTATGTGCCACCAATCAGTAAGTTTAAACCGTACACTGTTACCACTGAAGAGGCTGAAGCTGTCGGTAATGTGTTAGCCAAGAACAAGACGCTAGAGGTGTTTCACCTTGATGCTGAGATCACCGACTACTCCCCAATTGTCAGGGGGCTGTTGGAAAACAAAACACTGAAAGAATTCGGCACTTCTAAgaatgcaaaaaagaacattATCACATGTCCCGAGTACGTTGATGTCAGACGAAGAATTGTGTTTGTGGATAGATATTTGAATATTAGTTAG